From the Nodularia sp. NIES-3585 genome, one window contains:
- the murI gene encoding glutamate racemase: MYSSSIFDGNLDDFSDQEPQRAPIGVFDSGVGGLTVLRQLYRHLPNESIIYFGDTARLPYGIRSQAEILQYVREILNWMQQQRVKMVIMACNTSSALALEIVRSEYSMPIIGVILPGAKAAVEQGKRIGVIATPATAKSNAYRHAILEIDRSLKVWQVSCPEFVPLIEQNRIHDPYTHEVARSYLEPLIQQEIDTLVYGCTHYPHLAPVLRSLLPAHVKLVDPAVHVVAACTQELDLLGLSNTHPPVPTRFAVSGCPQEFAQSGVQWLGHTLTVELVDFTDTAVSQF; this comes from the coding sequence GTGTATTCATCTTCCATCTTTGACGGCAATCTTGACGATTTTTCTGATCAAGAGCCTCAACGCGCCCCAATCGGAGTTTTTGACAGTGGTGTGGGTGGGCTGACAGTCCTGCGACAACTTTATCGCCATCTACCCAATGAATCTATTATTTACTTTGGAGATACAGCTCGCCTGCCTTATGGCATTCGTTCACAAGCCGAAATTTTACAGTATGTGCGCGAAATCCTCAACTGGATGCAACAGCAACGTGTAAAAATGGTGATTATGGCTTGTAATACTAGTTCTGCCCTCGCACTAGAAATAGTGCGTAGTGAGTATAGTATGCCTATTATTGGAGTCATCCTACCAGGAGCTAAAGCAGCGGTTGAGCAAGGCAAACGTATCGGTGTAATTGCTACTCCAGCCACAGCTAAAAGTAATGCCTATCGCCACGCTATTCTCGAAATTGATCGCAGTCTCAAAGTCTGGCAAGTTAGTTGTCCGGAGTTCGTGCCACTCATTGAGCAAAATCGCATCCATGACCCTTACACTCATGAAGTAGCACGTTCATATTTAGAACCGTTAATACAGCAAGAAATTGACACCCTGGTTTACGGCTGTACTCATTATCCTCATCTTGCACCAGTACTGCGATCGCTTCTCCCCGCTCACGTCAAATTAGTTGACCCAGCAGTTCACGTTGTGGCAGCTTGTACTCAAGAGTTAGACCTACTCGGCTTAAGCAATACACACCCCCCAGTCCCAACTCGCTTCGCTGTCAGTGGTTGTCCACAAGAGTTTGCTCAATCAGGTGTGCAGTGGCTAGGCCATACTCTCACGGTTGAGCTTGTGGATTTCACGGATACCGCAGTTTCTCAGTTTTAA
- the sds gene encoding solanesyl diphosphate synthase, with protein sequence MTSATSLFTPVEADLRLLAENLKQLVGNRHPILFMAAEHLFGAGGKRIRPAIVLLISRATMLEKDITLRHRRLAEITEMIHTASLVHDDVVDESQMRRGVETVHSLFGNRIAVLAGDFLFAQSSWYLANLDNLEVVKLLSEVIMDLATGEIQQGINCFDNGISIETYLKKSYYKTASLIANSSKAAGLLSDVSVEIAEHLYDYGRHLGLAFQIVDDILDFTSTSDTLGKPAGSDLKSGNLTAPVLFALGEKPDLEALIERKFEQEGDLEQALELIQDSEGIQQARELAAYHAKLAVDHLDILAPSESREALINIADYVLSRLY encoded by the coding sequence ATGACCTCAGCCACCTCCCTGTTTACCCCTGTGGAAGCAGACCTGCGACTACTAGCAGAAAACCTCAAGCAGCTAGTTGGAAATCGCCACCCCATTCTATTTATGGCAGCCGAACATCTATTCGGAGCTGGGGGGAAGCGTATTAGACCAGCAATTGTTTTGCTCATATCGCGGGCCACAATGTTAGAAAAAGACATAACACTGCGTCACCGCCGCCTAGCAGAAATCACGGAAATGATTCACACGGCAAGCTTAGTGCATGACGATGTGGTAGATGAATCACAAATGCGACGTGGTGTGGAAACTGTTCATAGTCTGTTCGGTAATCGCATTGCTGTCCTAGCAGGAGATTTTCTCTTCGCCCAATCGTCCTGGTATTTAGCCAACTTGGATAATTTGGAGGTGGTGAAACTACTCTCAGAAGTGATTATGGATTTGGCTACCGGAGAAATCCAGCAAGGAATAAATTGTTTTGATAATGGCATCTCTATAGAGACTTACCTTAAAAAGAGCTATTACAAAACAGCCTCGTTAATTGCCAACAGTTCCAAAGCCGCTGGGTTACTTAGTGACGTTTCCGTTGAAATTGCCGAACATCTATACGACTATGGTCGTCATCTCGGTCTGGCATTTCAGATTGTAGATGATATTTTAGATTTCACTAGCACAAGTGATACTTTGGGTAAACCAGCCGGATCTGATCTCAAAAGTGGTAATCTCACTGCACCCGTTTTGTTTGCTTTAGGGGAAAAACCAGACCTAGAAGCGCTCATTGAACGAAAATTTGAGCAAGAAGGAGATTTAGAGCAAGCTCTAGAGCTGATACAAGACAGTGAAGGTATCCAGCAAGCGCGGGAATTAGCCGCTTACCATGCCAAGTTAGCAGTTGACCATCTCGATATTCTCGCCCCCTCTGAGTCACGCGAGGCACTCATTAATATAGCTGACTACGTACTTAGTCGGCTATATTAA
- the hetZ gene encoding heterocyst differentiation protein HetZ has product MNSTATATIPTTTVPTPTVQGDNSIGVEGTFQLLYQELQESTKASKQNCHDVANRITTEVYRICQESKRIQASGDVQSSAISLARHRLQQCFRYYQLGSSRGRVELHSTLSAIIYRYINPPQRQLSYQGRLTIIEDFLQGFYLEALNAFRRENQMGPTYRPQTLLELAEYMAFTERYGKRRIPLPGRQQQLIILRAQTFSQQQPQETSVDIEQAAEGSSNDNDGSWEEPAVQQLRSAMAMQPEPEPEEDTLRSVVVTELMDYLAQRQQSDCADYFSLRLQDLSTQEIESILGLTPRQRDYLQQRFKYHLIRFALLHRWELVHEWLEASLHTNLGLTPQQWQDYTAQLDDKQRSLLELKQEGQPDDKIAKTLGLSTAQLQKRWFKILEQAWEIRNSLVSGSSASTHE; this is encoded by the coding sequence ATGAATTCAACCGCAACCGCAACAATTCCAACCACAACAGTTCCCACCCCAACCGTTCAGGGAGACAATTCTATCGGCGTTGAGGGAACATTTCAACTCCTATACCAAGAGCTTCAGGAATCAACTAAAGCTTCTAAGCAGAATTGCCATGATGTCGCCAACAGAATTACCACCGAAGTATACCGGATTTGCCAAGAGAGTAAACGTATCCAGGCTTCAGGTGATGTGCAAAGCTCGGCTATTTCCCTAGCCAGACATCGGCTGCAACAGTGTTTCAGGTACTATCAGTTGGGTTCAAGTCGGGGTAGGGTAGAGTTACACAGTACTCTGAGTGCAATTATTTATCGCTACATTAATCCTCCTCAAAGGCAGTTAAGCTATCAAGGACGATTGACTATTATTGAAGATTTTTTACAAGGTTTTTATCTCGAAGCCTTAAATGCTTTCCGACGGGAAAATCAAATGGGTCCGACTTATCGTCCCCAAACTCTGTTGGAATTGGCAGAGTATATGGCATTTACTGAACGCTATGGTAAGCGGCGAATTCCTTTACCAGGGCGACAACAGCAACTAATTATCCTGCGGGCGCAAACTTTTTCGCAACAGCAACCCCAGGAAACCAGTGTAGATATAGAACAAGCCGCAGAAGGTAGTTCCAATGACAATGACGGTTCTTGGGAAGAACCAGCAGTACAGCAATTGCGTTCAGCAATGGCTATGCAACCAGAACCAGAACCAGAAGAAGATACTCTGCGTTCGGTTGTGGTGACAGAGTTAATGGATTATCTTGCACAACGACAACAATCTGATTGTGCTGATTACTTTTCTCTGCGACTTCAGGATTTATCAACTCAGGAAATTGAGTCGATTTTGGGTTTAACTCCCCGTCAGCGTGACTACTTACAGCAACGCTTTAAATATCATCTGATTCGGTTTGCCTTGTTACACCGTTGGGAATTAGTTCACGAGTGGTTGGAAGCCTCACTGCACACTAATTTGGGTTTAACTCCGCAGCAATGGCAAGATTATACAGCGCAATTGGACGACAAGCAGCGTTCGTTACTGGAATTGAAACAAGAAGGACAGCCAGATGACAAAATTGCCAAAACTTTAGGGTTATCCACAGCCCAATTGCAAAAACGGTGGTTTAAAATTCTGGAACAAGCATGGGAAATTCGTAACTCCCTAGTGTCCGGATCAAGTGCATCTACCCATGAATAG
- a CDS encoding DUF3488 and DUF4129 domain-containing transglutaminase family protein, producing MFKLSRINQVWLLPIGRYWRQNVQGSTSTEVEDAISLRVLVLALVIVGIVATDIAAETQFSLWAVPLSIVGTAWSYYRRVGANIPVKFCIAIGMLIALGAFFGRLLGELNDTRLALAELLIQLQILHSFDMPRRKSLGYSIVIGLILLGVAATISQTLAFAPLLLIFLAIALPTLVLNYRSQLGIRQLKLKHKKSHQQNSPILNFKFLIVNFLIIVGLGLAIFAVLPRFPGYQLRSFPVSAPINVQDNFTGRSIINPGYVREGRDGNQGNGGGGDGEGQTGEPGSLDNNFYYGFNSQMNQNLRGEMTPKVVMRVRSQIEGFWRVLAFDRYTGKGWEISRNEEVTTHRRPAWSYQIRLPLPIFTGRTREVVQTYTVVSDLPNLIPAMAHPKEIYYPTPIIAVDTENGLRSPVGLSEGLTYTVVSEVPYRDRTLLGAASTNYPPNIQKYYLPTPPEITERVRQRTEEILANYNQERIANSAKTLDSTYEKALYLAQYIKQNYSIPENPLGLPFLSEDEDLVEAFLFKHKGGYPDHFSTVLTVMLRSIGIPARLVAGFSAGQFNPFTGMYVVSNTDAYAMTEVYFPRYGWFAFDPIPNHPLIPPSIEDIETFSVLRQFWQWIAGWLPTPVTGLLNTVFAIIFSWLTRAIAWFLALFLQGWVGVLTGSLLATTTAFLGWLGWRQWQQWLKVRWLKRLPPMESLYQQMLQWVAEKGLGKHPAQTPLEYASVSYQHHPPATAQVIDEICQAYVGWRYGGHSPNLNRLREKWQELKKSAK from the coding sequence ATGTTTAAGTTATCTAGGATCAATCAGGTTTGGCTTCTACCTATAGGTCGTTACTGGCGGCAAAATGTCCAGGGATCAACGTCAACGGAAGTGGAAGATGCCATTTCCTTAAGAGTATTAGTACTAGCGTTGGTAATTGTGGGAATTGTGGCAACGGATATTGCAGCCGAGACTCAATTCAGTTTGTGGGCGGTGCCGTTAAGTATAGTCGGGACGGCTTGGAGTTACTACCGTCGAGTTGGTGCCAATATTCCAGTTAAATTCTGCATCGCCATCGGGATGTTAATTGCACTAGGTGCTTTCTTTGGGCGGCTGCTGGGAGAATTGAACGATACACGATTGGCTTTGGCAGAGTTATTAATTCAACTGCAAATACTCCACAGCTTTGATATGCCTCGCCGCAAAAGCTTGGGCTATTCCATAGTTATAGGTCTAATTTTATTGGGTGTGGCAGCAACAATCAGCCAAACTCTGGCTTTTGCACCATTACTACTAATATTTCTAGCGATCGCTTTGCCGACTTTAGTCTTAAACTATCGTTCACAGCTGGGGATTCGGCAATTAAAACTTAAACATAAAAAATCTCACCAGCAGAATTCTCCCATATTAAATTTTAAATTTTTAATTGTAAATTTTTTGATAATTGTCGGCTTAGGTCTGGCAATTTTTGCCGTTTTACCGCGATTCCCTGGCTATCAACTGCGGAGTTTTCCGGTCAGCGCCCCGATTAATGTCCAGGATAATTTTACAGGTCGGAGCATCATCAATCCTGGTTATGTCCGAGAAGGTAGGGACGGCAATCAAGGCAATGGTGGCGGTGGCGATGGAGAAGGGCAAACAGGTGAACCGGGGAGTCTAGATAATAACTTTTATTATGGTTTTAATAGCCAGATGAACCAGAACCTGCGGGGAGAGATGACACCCAAAGTAGTGATGCGGGTGCGATCGCAGATTGAAGGATTTTGGCGCGTGTTAGCATTTGACCGCTATACCGGCAAAGGGTGGGAAATTTCTCGCAATGAGGAAGTTACTACCCACAGGCGACCGGCTTGGTCTTACCAAATTCGTCTGCCTTTGCCCATATTTACTGGTCGCACCAGAGAAGTAGTGCAAACTTACACAGTGGTGTCAGATTTGCCTAACTTGATTCCGGCGATGGCTCATCCCAAGGAGATATATTATCCCACACCGATCATTGCAGTTGACACCGAAAATGGCTTGCGATCGCCTGTAGGATTATCAGAAGGACTCACCTACACTGTAGTTTCGGAAGTACCATACCGCGATCGCACTTTATTAGGAGCAGCTTCTACTAACTATCCCCCGAATATTCAAAAATATTATTTACCAACTCCCCCGGAAATTACGGAAAGAGTCCGGCAACGGACTGAAGAAATCCTCGCTAATTACAACCAAGAACGCATAGCAAATTCGGCTAAAACCCTAGATTCAACTTATGAAAAAGCGCTGTACCTAGCTCAGTATATTAAGCAAAACTACTCAATTCCTGAAAATCCTTTAGGACTGCCCTTTTTGAGCGAAGACGAAGACTTAGTAGAAGCTTTTTTGTTCAAACACAAAGGTGGCTATCCTGACCACTTTTCTACCGTTCTCACGGTGATGCTGCGTTCTATTGGTATCCCCGCCAGGTTAGTGGCTGGTTTTAGTGCGGGCCAGTTTAATCCATTTACGGGGATGTACGTTGTCAGTAACACAGATGCTTACGCGATGACAGAAGTATATTTCCCTAGATATGGCTGGTTTGCTTTTGACCCCATTCCCAATCATCCTTTAATTCCTCCTTCCATCGAGGATATTGAGACATTTAGTGTGCTGCGCCAGTTTTGGCAATGGATAGCGGGTTGGTTACCAACGCCTGTTACAGGGTTGCTCAATACTGTATTTGCGATCATATTTAGCTGGTTGACTAGAGCGATCGCTTGGTTTTTAGCTTTATTCCTTCAAGGTTGGGTAGGTGTATTAACTGGCTCACTTTTAGCAACAACAACAGCCTTTTTGGGTTGGCTAGGTTGGAGACAGTGGCAACAGTGGCTCAAGGTTCGTTGGTTAAAAAGATTACCCCCGATGGAAAGTCTGTATCAGCAAATGTTGCAATGGGTAGCTGAAAAAGGTTTAGGTAAGCATCCAGCACAGACACCTCTTGAGTATGCCAGCGTCTCATACCAGCACCACCCCCCAGCAACGGCTCAGGTAATAGATGAAATTTGCCAAGCTTATGTAGGCTGGCGTTATGGTGGTCATTCACCTAACTTGAATCGACTGCGAGAAAAATGGCAAGAACTCAAGAAGAGTGCCAAGTGA
- the rnc gene encoding ribonuclease III — MHELLNFQNEELLRQALTHRSYVNEHPGEKHNERLEFLGDALLTFISGEYLYTRYKDMAEDQMTRRRSALVDEKQLAKFAIEVGLEDEMRLGRGAIQDGGRDSPNLLSSVFESVVGAYYLDRDRNIEEIRPILEDLFNSVPEAIMEIRSTVDSKNRLQEWVQANFGSLLPKYETKRIRGEDHAPEYEATVSVVGTNVYGQGTARGKKEAEKRAAENALSDLKKQGLI; from the coding sequence ATGCATGAATTGTTAAATTTTCAGAACGAAGAACTTTTGCGCCAAGCGTTGACTCACCGTTCCTATGTCAACGAACATCCTGGGGAAAAGCATAATGAGCGCTTGGAGTTTTTAGGCGATGCCTTACTGACCTTTATCAGTGGTGAGTATCTTTATACTCGCTATAAAGACATGGCAGAGGATCAAATGACTCGTCGCAGATCGGCACTAGTGGACGAAAAGCAACTGGCTAAATTTGCGATTGAAGTCGGTTTAGAGGACGAAATGCGCTTGGGAAGAGGAGCGATTCAGGATGGAGGACGTGATAGCCCCAATTTATTAAGTAGCGTCTTTGAATCCGTTGTGGGAGCTTATTATTTAGATCGCGATCGCAACATTGAGGAAATTCGCCCCATTCTTGAAGATTTATTTAACTCTGTCCCGGAAGCGATTATGGAAATTCGTTCTACTGTCGATTCCAAAAATCGATTGCAAGAGTGGGTACAGGCAAATTTTGGGTCGTTACTACCTAAGTATGAGACAAAACGAATCCGAGGCGAGGATCATGCTCCAGAATATGAAGCTACGGTTTCCGTTGTTGGTACTAACGTTTACGGACAAGGAACAGCTCGTGGTAAGAAGGAGGCTGAAAAACGAGCTGCGGAAAATGCTTTATCTGATCTTAAAAAACAGGGTTTGATTTAG